TGGCTGGCGCACGTCGCACCACTCGTCCGCTCCATCGCCCGACGCGTCGACTCAGTTTCTGGGATGGTGCTTCGACGAGACTGTAGAAGCCGGCAGCGACGGCGAGACTGACGGGAACTCCGACTACTCCGCTCATCCACCAGAGCTCGTCGCCGAAGAGGAACCCGAACGTGCCGAGGATCGGCGCGTGCACGAGATAGAGACTGAACGATATTTTCCCCAGCCATTGCACGGGCGCAACCTCAAGCAGTCTCCTGCACGCGGGCCATGCCACCGCGAGCACGATGATGATCGCAGCCCCGGTACCGGCCAGCCCCCAGAGAAAGAGATTGCCGATGGTTCCCGATTCGAAGATCGGGCGCGCCACCCAGCTGGAGACCATGAACAGCGCGGCGGTTGCCGCCAGGCCTATCCAGACCCGGCGCCTCCGCTCTCGAGCTCCCCAGGCGACGATATCTTCGAGTCGGACGGCGATGAGCGTTCCCATCATGAATACCGGCAGGTACACCAGCGCGTCAACACTCGTGATCCGTCCAACCACGGTCAATGCCCCGCATGCCGCACCCAGGAGAAGTGCATACTTGCGGAACGCCGATGCGACGATGACAAAGACCGGTAGCAGGAGCGAGAAGAAGAGCTCCCAGCGCAGTGACCACAGGACGTTATTGATGTCATACGTCGTCTGGAAGAGCGAGGCTTCGCTGAGCAAGCTCTCAAAGCTGACGGTCGAGGCCTGGGCATCGCGCATCCACGATCCCTCGGGTACCGTCGCTGGATCTCTGGGAATGAGCACGATGAGTATCGCAGCCAGCACAAGCGACATGATCACAGGCAGATACAGCCGAAGTACGCGGTGAGGATAGTACGTCGTCCACCCAAAGCCTTCCTTGAGGGCAGGCAGAGCGACCACGAGTCCGGAGAGCACGAAGAACACGAGAACGGACTCCGTACCGACGAAGAGGAGTTTGAGCGGACTCTGAGTCAGCCACGCCCAGAGTTCGCCAGAGACGTGCGGACGGGCGATGAGACTCACGTGATACAGCATCACCACAAGTGCGGCGACCCCTCGCACGCCGTCTAAGCTGCGGATTCTCCCCAAACTCGGCATTGATCACACGTTACGAGCGCGCGCTGGATGAACACTGGGTCAGTGCTCCGTGAATCATGACAGCGTTGCGCGGCGTCCCCGCCGTGGCCGCTCGTTCGAGAGCTCGAAGGCCGCGGATGTACTGAGCGATCGTGCGGCCTCGTCGATCCACTGACGGGCGGCATCGAGAAGCAAAAGCGTCGCGGAGTCGGCCACTTGGCGTTGCCGAGGTTGCGATTCGGCGCGTTCTGGGCTCGCTGGTGCGAGAGCGGCGCGATAGCTTCGAATCAGCTGGTCAATGGGAGCGTCGGGAATCGACGAAACAACGAGTACCTGATCGAGCATCTCCGACCAGTCGAGCGATGCGCCCTGGGCGGACGCGCGCATCCATTCGGCGGCAGCAGTGCGCCCCGACGACGTCAGGCCGTATCGCTGTAGGCCGTCGAGCGTTGTCCCAGCCTCAACCACGAGACCCGCTTTGCGGAGTCTTTCGAGGGTGCCGTAGACCTGTCCCACGTTGATTCCGTTGCGGTGAGGAGCGCGCGCCACAAGCTCGTCGCGAAGCTGCAGCCCGTACGCGGGCCCAAGCGTGAGGATCGCGAGCAACCCGTGTTTGACGGCCACACCTTCTCCTCTCTCACCTCTATACCGAGTATAGGCAGTCGTGAGCGCACGGCGGTGGTTCCCGACTCGCCGAGGAGGCGGGATGCTGCAAAGCTTGTCATCTTCTCAACACCTGGGGCATAATGTGCAGAGAACGACAGTTCGGATAACTTCATAGGGCAGTCGCACAGTCGCCGTCACTGGTCGTAGGGGAAGACGTACCGGTGAAACAAGGGAGACAAGATGACGACGCCAGCTGCTCGGGGAGTGATCTACATTCACTCGTCGCCACGCGCGCTGTGCCCCCATGTGGAATGGGCGGCCGGACGCGCTCTTTGTCGTGCGGTCAATTTCAACTGGACCGACCAGCCTGTCCTGCCCGGCAGCCAGAGAACCGAGTTCTACTGGGAAGGAAGCCAGGGCATGGGAGCCGCGATCTCGTCTGCCCTGCGCGGCTGGGAGCACTTGCGCTACGAGGTGACGGAAGACGCTACGCCAGGCTCCGACGGCGGACGCTGGATGCACACGCCTGATCTCGGAATCTTCTATGCCCAACTCGACACTGCCGGCAACACGGTAGTACCCGAAGACCGAATCCGAGCCGTCATGGAGTCCTCCCACGGCTCTGCCGATGCGCTCGTGGAAGGTCTCGGAGTCGCGCTCGGTCAAGCCTGGGACGACGAGTTAGATGTCTTCCGTCACGCGAGCGACACCGCGCCCGTCGTGTGGTTGCACAAGGTGGGCTGAACAACACATCACCGGACTCGAACGAGTGAGGGCTCCTTCCGCACGGAAGGAGCCCTCACTCGTCTACTCAGTACCGTCAAAGCGTCACGAGACGGAACGAAACGCAGCCACGGCGTTGTGTCCGCCGAAGCCGAACGAGTTCGAGATGGCCAGCTGGTCTCTCTGCCCGAGATCCTGGACATCGCCAGAGACCGTGAGAGGAATCTCTGGGTCCTGCGTCGTGATGTTGATCGTCGGCGGCGCGGTGCGCTCTGCGATGGCGTAGATCGAGAACACTGACTCGAGAGCACCCGTTCCTCCGAGCAAGTGACCTGTCGACGCCTTGGTTGCCGACACGGGGATCTCGCTGACACGATCACCGAAGACGGCGCGCAGGGCCGCATACTCGGCAACATCGCCAACAGGCGTGCTTGTGGCGTGTGCGTTGATGTGCGTGACGTCGTCGGCTGACGCGCCTGCCTGTGTCAGCGCGAGTTCGACAGCACGGCTCGCGCCACGCCCCTCGGGGTCGTTCGCCGTGATGTGGTAGGAGTCAGCGGTCACGCCGGTTCCGGCGAGCTCCGCGTAGATGTGAGCACCGCGCGCACGCGCGTGTTCCTCTGTTTCAAGAACGAGGCTTGCAGCGCCCTCGCCCATCACGAACCCGTCGCGGTCGATGCTGTAGGGCCTCGAGGCCGTCTCGGGGGAGTCGTTCCGCTTCGAGAGGGCCTGCATCGAGGCGAACGACGCGATCGTGATCGGGTGAATGGCTGACTCTGTGCCTCCGGCGATGACGACGTCGGCGAGGCCAAGCTGTAGATGCTCGTACGCGTTCGCAATCGACTCGGTGCTCGACGCACAGGCGGAGGCGACGGTTCGCGCGAATGCACGAGCACCAAAGTGCATGGACACCGCCGCAGATGCAGCATTCGGCATGAGCATGGGAACAGTCATCGGCAGAACGCGCCGCGGGCCGCGCTCACGCAGCGTGTCCCACGCGTTCAAAAGCGTCCACACGCCGCCGATGCCGGTTGCATAGTCGACGCCGAGACGTTCTGGCTCCACGTCTGGCTCACCAGCATCCGCCCATGCCTCCATTGCGGAGATCAGCGCGAACTGACTGGACGGATCAAGACGCTTCGCCACCGGTCGTTCCAGGACCTCGCTCGGGCGGACCTTAGCCTCCGCAGCGAACGTTACGGGGATGGAGTACTCGTCGATCCAGTCGTACTCGAGGTTGTGCGCTCCAGACTCCTTGGCCAACAGCGCCTTCCAGCTTTCACGGGCGGTTCCGCCGAGCGGCGAGGTCGCGCCAATTCCGGTGACGACGATCTTCTTGGTCATTCCTACGACTCTCTCAGGGTCAATCGTGCTTGCTCGACGTCCGCGCGGGCACGCGTTTCGCGGCCCGCGCCGGAGTCGTGCGAGCTAGGCCTGGGCCTTGACGATGTAGTCGACGGCGTCGCGGACGGTCTTGAGGTTCTTGACCTCTTCGTCCGGGATCTTGACGTCGAACTTCTCTTCAGCGTTCACGACGATGGTCATCATCGAGATCGAGTCGATGTCGAGGTCGTCTGTGAACGACTTGTCGAGCTCGACCGTGTCCGCTGCAATGCCGGTCTCATCGTTGACGAGCTCGGCGAGGCCAGCGAGGACTTCTTCGTTGGACAGTGCCATGTGTTTCTCCTTGAGTGTCGATTGACCGATGAACAGTCTAGAGGTCAGGACGGTGATGAGCCGAGAGGCTGCCTACGGCAGAACGATGATCTGCGCGCCGTACACGAGCCCCGCGCCAAATCCGATCTGCAGCGCAAGCCCTCCCGAAAGCTCCGGGTGCCCCTGAAGGAGCCGGTGCGTTGCAAGCGGAATGGATGCTGCCGAGGTGTTGCCCGTCGACTCGATATCGCGCGCGATCACAACGCTCTCCGGCAGGCCGAGCTGCTTGGCGAACTCGTCGATGATCCGCATGTTCGCCTGGTGCGGCACGAACGCGGCGAGGTCAGACGGGGAGATTCCCGCCTCGTCGATCGCCTTGCGCGCAACCTTCGCCATCTCCCACACGGCCCAACGGAAAACGGTCTGTCCCTCTTGACGAAGGGTCGGCCATTCGGCTTTGCCGTCACGGTAATCGACGAGTGTCCCGTTCATCCCCACCGCGTCAGCTCGAGATCCATCGGATCCCCATACCGTGGGGGAGATTCCCGGCGTGTCGCTCGGCCCGATGACGGCGGCCCCGGCGCCGTCTCCCAGCAGGAATGAGATCGTCCGATCCGTTGGGTCGACGACGTCGGACAGCTTCTCAGCCCCGATGACGAGAGCGTAGCGCGCTGCACCCGAGCGGATGAGGGCGTCGGCCTGGGCGACAGCGTACGTGTATCCAGCGCACGCAGCGTTGATGTCGTATGCGGCTGCTGGGTTAGATCCCACGCGGTCGGCGACGACGGCGGCCATGGACGGGGTCTGCTGGACGTTGCTGATCGTTGCGATGACGACAAGGTCGATGTCTGCCGGGTCGACGCCTGAGACGCGAATTGCCTCGTGTGCGGCATCCGTCGCCATATCGATAGCGAGAACGCCAGCTGAGGCGCGTGTGCGCGACACGATTCCCGTGCGCTGCTGAATCCACTCATCGGAGGAGTTGATCGGCTCAACGAGGTCGTCGTTGGGAACGGCCAGGTCTCCGCGTGACGCACCGAATCCGAGAAAGCGCGTGTGTGCGGATCCTGCTGACTGATTGATCGTGGGGGTAGTCATGGCTCTTTCGTGGGTCAGGCGGCAGTAATCATGTCGGCGGCGGCATCGAGGTCATCGGGCGTGTTGACAGCGAGCGTTGGAATGCCCTTGAGACCGCGCCTGGCGAGGCCGATCAATGCGCCAGCAGGTGCCACCTCGATCACCCCGGTCACACCGGCGTTGACGAACGACTCCATGCACAGGTCCCACCGGACGGGTGAGGCCACTTGCGTGACGAGCAGATCGCGGAATTTCGCACCGTGGCTGATCTCCGAACCGTCGTTGTTCGTCCAGAGTCGGAGCGAGGGGTCGGTCGCGGGGAACGTGTCTGCCCGCGCCGCGAGGAACTCTCGTGCGTCGCTCATGTATCGAGTGTGGAAAGCACCGGCGACTTTGAGGGGCATGACGCGCGCCTTGGCCGGCGGCTCATCAGCGAGGCGCGCAAGTGCCGGAAGCTCACCCGCCACGACGATCTGCCCCCCGCCGTTGAAGTTCGCCGGCTCGAGTCCCACCGCTCGTGCCGTTGCGACCACGTCGTCCGGATCGCCTCCGAGCACTGCGCTCATTCCGGTCGACACCTGCCGAGCAGACTCTGCCATCGCCGCTGCCCGCTCGCTCACGAAGGCCATCGCGTCTGCCGATGTGAGCACGCCAGCGCCAGCCGCGGCCGTGATCTCGCCAACCGAGTGCCCGGCGATGCCGCCAATACGGTGGAGAACGTCGCGCTGGGCGAGCTGATGCAGAACGAGGAGGCCCGCCGCGACGATCAGCGGCTGCGCAACAGCGGTGTCTTTGATGGTCTCGGCGTCGCTCTCGGTGCCGTACGCGACAAGATCGAGTCCAGCAGCATCCGAATAGTCG
This DNA window, taken from Paramicrobacterium agarici, encodes the following:
- a CDS encoding acyl carrier protein; its protein translation is MALSNEEVLAGLAELVNDETGIAADTVELDKSFTDDLDIDSISMMTIVVNAEEKFDVKIPDEEVKNLKTVRDAVDYIVKAQA
- a CDS encoding beta-ketoacyl-[acyl-carrier-protein] synthase family protein codes for the protein MTKKIVVTGIGATSPLGGTARESWKALLAKESGAHNLEYDWIDEYSIPVTFAAEAKVRPSEVLERPVAKRLDPSSQFALISAMEAWADAGEPDVEPERLGVDYATGIGGVWTLLNAWDTLRERGPRRVLPMTVPMLMPNAASAAVSMHFGARAFARTVASACASSTESIANAYEHLQLGLADVVIAGGTESAIHPITIASFASMQALSKRNDSPETASRPYSIDRDGFVMGEGAASLVLETEEHARARGAHIYAELAGTGVTADSYHITANDPEGRGASRAVELALTQAGASADDVTHINAHATSTPVGDVAEYAALRAVFGDRVSEIPVSATKASTGHLLGGTGALESVFSIYAIAERTAPPTINITTQDPEIPLTVSGDVQDLGQRDQLAISNSFGFGGHNAVAAFRSVS
- a CDS encoding beta-ketoacyl-ACP synthase III, whose translation is MTTPTINQSAGSAHTRFLGFGASRGDLAVPNDDLVEPINSSDEWIQQRTGIVSRTRASAGVLAIDMATDAAHEAIRVSGVDPADIDLVVIATISNVQQTPSMAAVVADRVGSNPAAAYDINAACAGYTYAVAQADALIRSGAARYALVIGAEKLSDVVDPTDRTISFLLGDGAGAAVIGPSDTPGISPTVWGSDGSRADAVGMNGTLVDYRDGKAEWPTLRQEGQTVFRWAVWEMAKVARKAIDEAGISPSDLAAFVPHQANMRIIDEFAKQLGLPESVVIARDIESTGNTSAASIPLATHRLLQGHPELSGGLALQIGFGAGLVYGAQIIVLP
- a CDS encoding DUF3145 domain-containing protein codes for the protein MTTPAARGVIYIHSSPRALCPHVEWAAGRALCRAVNFNWTDQPVLPGSQRTEFYWEGSQGMGAAISSALRGWEHLRYEVTEDATPGSDGGRWMHTPDLGIFYAQLDTAGNTVVPEDRIRAVMESSHGSADALVEGLGVALGQAWDDELDVFRHASDTAPVVWLHKVG
- a CDS encoding acyltransferase family protein gives rise to the protein MPSLGRIRSLDGVRGVAALVVMLYHVSLIARPHVSGELWAWLTQSPLKLLFVGTESVLVFFVLSGLVVALPALKEGFGWTTYYPHRVLRLYLPVIMSLVLAAILIVLIPRDPATVPEGSWMRDAQASTVSFESLLSEASLFQTTYDINNVLWSLRWELFFSLLLPVFVIVASAFRKYALLLGAACGALTVVGRITSVDALVYLPVFMMGTLIAVRLEDIVAWGARERRRRVWIGLAATAALFMVSSWVARPIFESGTIGNLFLWGLAGTGAAIIIVLAVAWPACRRLLEVAPVQWLGKISFSLYLVHAPILGTFGFLFGDELWWMSGVVGVPVSLAVAAGFYSLVEAPSQKLSRRVGRWSGRVVRRAPATQAS
- a CDS encoding ACP S-malonyltransferase: MIVIVCPGQGSQKPGFLAPWIESAEARALLADYSDAAGLDLVAYGTESDAETIKDTAVAQPLIVAAGLLVLHQLAQRDVLHRIGGIAGHSVGEITAAAGAGVLTSADAMAFVSERAAAMAESARQVSTGMSAVLGGDPDDVVATARAVGLEPANFNGGGQIVVAGELPALARLADEPPAKARVMPLKVAGAFHTRYMSDAREFLAARADTFPATDPSLRLWTNNDGSEISHGAKFRDLLVTQVASPVRWDLCMESFVNAGVTGVIEVAPAGALIGLARRGLKGIPTLAVNTPDDLDAAADMITAA
- a CDS encoding PadR family transcriptional regulator, with the translated sequence MAVKHGLLAILTLGPAYGLQLRDELVARAPHRNGINVGQVYGTLERLRKAGLVVEAGTTLDGLQRYGLTSSGRTAAAEWMRASAQGASLDWSEMLDQVLVVSSIPDAPIDQLIRSYRAALAPASPERAESQPRQRQVADSATLLLLDAARQWIDEAARSLSTSAAFELSNERPRRGRRATLS